A DNA window from Arachis duranensis cultivar V14167 chromosome 3, aradu.V14167.gnm2.J7QH, whole genome shotgun sequence contains the following coding sequences:
- the LOC107479467 gene encoding uncharacterized protein LOC107479467, producing the protein MASWKKTIATPFKKARTFFNQQPPRDHHHNKKSQTEQENRVVMDLHGEVMACGYEDVQVMWSILDKSKSNTCNITSS; encoded by the exons ATGGCGTCTTGGAAGAAAACCATCGCAACCCCATTCAAAAAAGCTCGTACTTTCTTTAACCAGCAACCACCGAGGGACCACCATCATAATAAGAAGTCTCAAACAG AACAAGAGAACCGTGTTGTGATGGATCTGCACGGTGAAGTCATGGCTTGTGGCTATGAAGATGTTCAAGTTATGTGGTCAATTCTTGATAAGTCCAAATCCAACACCTGCAATATAACATCCTcataa